In Spirochaetaceae bacterium, a single genomic region encodes these proteins:
- a CDS encoding zinc-ribbon domain-containing protein, with protein LTKADLMALNGITEEDAETLLEVINDNIEIIESEDEHYECPDCGAAITPEVKQCPNCGVALEFA; from the coding sequence CTTTAACTAAGGCCGATTTAATGGCTTTAAATGGTATTACCGAAGAAGATGCCGAAACTCTCCTCGAGGTAATTAATGATAATATAGAGATAATTGAAAGTGAAGATGAGCACTACGAATGCCCAGATTGCGGTGCGGCTATTACCCCAGAGGTTAAGCAGTGCCCTAATTGTGGAGTGGCTTTAGAATTTGCCTAA